TTTTATATTAAGTGAAAACAAAGATATATTTGAAGGCTATTGTAAAAAAAATGCCGGGCAGAATAATGGTATGAAAAATTTAAAAGAAAGAGTTGGGCAGATTAATCAAGATATTGCCTCATTAAAAATGGAGTTAGAAACATTAACCAAAGGGATTGTGAGTATTGAGCCTTCAATTAATGAAATGAATAATATCTTAAAATGCTCCGGCTTTTCTGGTTTTAAAATTACCAAAACAGAAAAAACGAATTTTTATCAAATTCAAAGAGACGATGGGACGTTGGTAAAAGACACGCTCAGTGAAGGAGAAATAACTTTTATAACGTTCATTTACTTCTTTCAGCTTATAAAAGGTAATTTTGATACTAATAATATTGGAAATAATCGTATTGTAATAATTGATGATCCCATCTCAAGCCTAGATACACACATACTATTTATAATTTCCAGTCTAATAAAGGCTATAATTACAGATATAAAGACTGGGGTAACAAATGTCAAACAACTATTTGTACTAACGCATAATTTATATTTTCATCAAGAGTTATCTTTTATAAACAGCAGAGAAAGTGAGAATGGAAAAACTTTTTTCTGGATACTAAGAAAAATGGACCGAAAGACAACTATTGATCATTATGAACAGCATAATCCGATACGATCTTCTTATACCCTCTTGTGGGATGAAATAAAAAATTATGATAGTTTGACCAATATCTCATTACAAAATAATATGCGTAGGATTCTAGAATATTATTTTACCATTTTAGGTGGATATAAATATGAAAATATTATAGAACGACTAGAGACAATACAAGAAAAAGAAATTTGCCATTCATTATTTTCCTGGATCAATAGCGGATCTCATGGAATAACTGATGATCTTTATTCTCCGCCGAGCAATGAAAATAACGAATTATATTTTAATATTTTTAAAAAGATTTTTGCCTTTGCGAACCAGATTAGCCATTTTAATATGATGTTGGGTTTAAAAGATGAATAACAGAATTCAAGATATTTTATCTGATTTAAGTAAATTCAAATACGAGAATGAGTGCTTAGAAGCCAAAAGCGCAGCACACGGCCTTCCGCAGAGTGTTTGGGCTACTTATTCCGCGTTTGCCAACACGCTGGGCGGGGTTATATTGTTGGGCGTTGCGGAAAACGAGGATAAATCGCTGCGTGTTGTGGGGCTCGACGATCCTCAGAAGATCATCCGAGATTTCTGGAGCGCTGTCAATGACAGGGCAAAAGTCAGCGTCAATATCCTCCATGACAGGCACGTCCGTGTCGAAGAGGCTGATGGGAATAACATCGTCGTTATAGAGATTCCCGCCGCAGATAGGCATTACCGCCCCGTCTTCACTGGCGGAGACCTGCTGAACGGGACGTTCCGCCGCAACAGTGAGGGCGATTACCACTGTTCACGCGAAGAGATAAATGCGATGGTGCGTGACCAGACGGATATGCCGCTGGATACGGCGACCGTGCCGGAAATGACGCCGGCTGTTTTCAATGCGGATACGCTGAAAAGCTACAGAAACCGATTCAGGGTCTTTAAGCCTGACCATATCTGGAACAGCCTTGAAGACGTCGAATTCCTTGAAAAGATAGGCGCTGTCAGGATAGGCGAAGACGACAGGCTGCACCCTACAAAGGCCGGCCTTCTGATGTTCGCCAATGAATATGACATCGTTAAGGAGTTCCCGAATTATTTCCTCGATTTCCGTGAGACGGAGCCCGGGGCCGAGCGCTGGTCCGACCGCGTCGTCTCTTCTTCCGGAGACTGGAGTGGCAATCTTTTTGACTTTTATTTCAAGATAATAGCGCGCATGACTGCGGGGCTTAAAGTCCCGTTTGCTCTGAAAGACGGGCTGGACCGCGTAGACGATACAGAGGCTCATAAGGCGATGAGGGAAGCGCTCGCAAACGCGCTCATTCATTCCGACTACTGCGGCAGGCGCGGCATTGTCGTAGAAAAATCGCCTGGGCGCGTTGCTATAGGCAATCCCGGCTCTATGCGCATAAGCATTGAGGAGGCTATGAGCGGCGGCGTCTCGGACCCGCGCAACGCGGTTATTTTTAAGGTTTTTTCTTTCCTTGCAATAGGCGAACGGGCCGGAAGCGGCCTCTATAATATTCGGACTGTATGGCAAAAGAACGGATGGAAACAGCCGGAGCTTACGCAAAAGCTATCGCCCGACCGCGTGACACTGATACTGGAATATGAGACTGTTGAGCCTAATCAATCTCATAATGAGACTAATGGTGAGACTATTGAGCCTGTAAATGAGACTAATAAGGATGTGAATGATACTGTAAAGCCCTTAGATGGGCAGTTAGACAAGACTAATGACACTAAGGATGCAAGGCTTATAAAGGTTATTTTAGAAAACCCGCATGCGAGTTATTCTGAGATTGCCAATAAATTGGGAGTGTCGCGGGCAAGTGTTGCCAGGAGGCTAGCAACTCTTCGTTCAAAAAATATCATTAAGCGAAAAGGGACTAAACGTTCCGGAGTTTGGATACTAATAGAAAATGCTAAATGAGACTATTTACTGGAGCTGGCGTCAATGGACCTCAAAACGATAACCGATAAACTTAACGAAATATTCCGCTCCGGCGAGCGGCTCGTCTTCTGGTATGACGCTGCCGGAGACTTTGCCGAGGATATAAACGGCCTGTCGCTTGACGGCGCGAAGGTGCTACGGTTCGAGCCCGGCGCGCAGCTCCGGATGAAATATCTGCTTGAACGCCAAGACACGGAGTCCAAGTATCTCATTTATGCGCCGTATGCAAGGCCTGATATCCGCGGCGACCATCTTGCGGATACGCTGCGGTACTCGCGCGAGTTTTTTGCGGACCTTCCGTCTCTGATATGCGCAGACCTGGGGATACCGTCAGAGCTGAAGCCCGTCGTAGTGCGCCATATAAAATTTTTCACCGCGAAGGAACGCGCCGCGCGCTTCTATGAACTGAAGGCCGAAGTATGGACGGAAGACGCCGTCGTCATCGCGATGCTTTCTGCGCTGTGCCGTGCCAAGTCGGCTTCATTTGAAGAGACGCTGCGTGAGACGCTGTGCGCCGGTACCGACGCGGATAATAAATACTTTGCGGAGTTCGCGAAGTTCGGTCTTGCGGAGCCGTTCTGGCGTTTATGCCGCGAGCGTTACGGTTTTGCAGACGCGGAGCCTACTCTCAGGCGGCTCATGCTCGCCTTTTTTATTACCTTCGCGGGCCATTTTATAACTGCCGAGCTTCCTGCGAACCTGGCCGCACACAGATGTAGAAAGGCCGGCTCGGTCGTCGCCTTTATGGATAATATGATGAACAACGTAAAGTGCGGCGGAACGTTCGACGTACTCTCGGCGTCCGCGGTGTCGGAGCTGGATGCCGCAGGCTGGCTTTCAAAGATGCAGCCGGAGGAGCTTCTTGAATGCGAGGCGTTCGCGGAGATCAACGATATAATAATAAAGTGGATCGTCGGATGCCTTATGGCGGAAAATACCGGCGCTAAGCTCTTGAGCCTGGGCATACCGGAGATTTGCCGCCTGCGCGCTGCGAAGCACTTCGGCGAAGCGTACAAAGAACGTTATGCTATGCTTGAAAAAGCATTCGCAGTCGTCGGCGCGGCGGCTTTCGTCTGCCCTGAAAAGGCCGCGGATATAGCGAAATTCTACACGTCTGCCGGATGGCGCAACGACGCCGCCTACCGGGTTTTTTATCTCCATTATGACAGACTTGCTGACAGGACGCAGTTCGAACCGCTTCGCGAACGTGTCGAAGCCATTTATACCAACGTTTATCTGGACAAACTCTGCGGCGCATGGAGCGGCGCGATAGCCGCGTCCTGCGCAGAGACGGCACTGCCTCCGCAGCAGCGCTTC
The window above is part of the Cloacibacillus evryensis DSM 19522 genome. Proteins encoded here:
- the pglZ gene encoding BREX-1 system phosphatase PglZ type A translates to MDLKTITDKLNEIFRSGERLVFWYDAAGDFAEDINGLSLDGAKVLRFEPGAQLRMKYLLERQDTESKYLIYAPYARPDIRGDHLADTLRYSREFFADLPSLICADLGIPSELKPVVVRHIKFFTAKERAARFYELKAEVWTEDAVVIAMLSALCRAKSASFEETLRETLCAGTDADNKYFAEFAKFGLAEPFWRLCRERYGFADAEPTLRRLMLAFFITFAGHFITAELPANLAAHRCRKAGSVVAFMDNMMNNVKCGGTFDVLSASAVSELDAAGWLSKMQPEELLECEAFAEINDIIIKWIVGCLMAENTGAKLLSLGIPEICRLRAAKHFGEAYKERYAMLEKAFAVVGAAAFVCPEKAADIAKFYTSAGWRNDAAYRVFYLHYDRLADRTQFEPLRERVEAIYTNVYLDKLCGAWSGAIAASCAETALPPQQRFWNRFVDLSKGRVIVIISDALRYEAAAELAELLARDEKCSAQIEAMAGVLPSVTKFGMAALLPHQALSVTKDFKALIDGRPCESTEQREAILQAAAPKSRCLLFDDVMNAKREELRPIFADKDVIYIYHNQIDARGDKANTENEVFAACEEAISEIYGLIRSLTETVSARHFIVTADHGFIYKRDKVQEYDKLEGLAKGAGAGKRYVITGERPDADGICSFPLSAWASADDKRTVSVPCGVSIFKTQGGGLNYVHGGASPQEMIVPIIDVKTLRGRQETKPAQITVLMSAGTKITSLMQSFEFFQTEPVTDVVKEAVYRIYFTNESGGKISNENVFNADIREADSAKRIVRFRFTFKNRRYGTGEKFYLVVMPEGGDGYREPLIRQQVIMDVAFADDFGF
- a CDS encoding ATP-binding protein; this encodes MNNRIQDILSDLSKFKYENECLEAKSAAHGLPQSVWATYSAFANTLGGVILLGVAENEDKSLRVVGLDDPQKIIRDFWSAVNDRAKVSVNILHDRHVRVEEADGNNIVVIEIPAADRHYRPVFTGGDLLNGTFRRNSEGDYHCSREEINAMVRDQTDMPLDTATVPEMTPAVFNADTLKSYRNRFRVFKPDHIWNSLEDVEFLEKIGAVRIGEDDRLHPTKAGLLMFANEYDIVKEFPNYFLDFRETEPGAERWSDRVVSSSGDWSGNLFDFYFKIIARMTAGLKVPFALKDGLDRVDDTEAHKAMREALANALIHSDYCGRRGIVVEKSPGRVAIGNPGSMRISIEEAMSGGVSDPRNAVIFKVFSFLAIGERAGSGLYNIRTVWQKNGWKQPELTQKLSPDRVTLILEYETVEPNQSHNETNGETIEPVNETNKDVNDTVKPLDGQLDKTNDTKDARLIKVILENPHASYSEIANKLGVSRASVARRLATLRSKNIIKRKGTKRSGVWILIENAK